Within Ramlibacter henchirensis, the genomic segment GCGCTGGACGCGCTCTACGCGCTGCGGAAGAAACTGGACTCGAAATGACCTACTGCGTCGGCATCAAACTCAATGCGGGACTGGTGTTCCTGTCCGACTCGCGCACCAACGCGGGCGTGGACCACATCAGCACCTTCCGCAAGATGATCGTGTACGAGCGGGCCAACGACCGCTTCATGGTGCTGCTGACGGCAGGCAACCTGTCGATCTCGCAGTCGGTGCGCGAGATCCTGCAGGTCGAGCAGCTCAAGGACCCGGAAGGCGGCGAGCCGATCACGATCTGGAACGCCCGCAGCATGTTCGACGCCGCCCGCGTGCTGGGCCAGGCGGTGCGCCGCGTGTACGACCGCGACGCCGCGGCGCTCAAGCACGCCGGCGTTGAGTTCAACATCTCGATGATCTTCGGCGGCCAGATCAAGGGCGAGGGCATGCGCCTCTTCTCGGTGTATTCGGCGGGCAACTTCATCGAGGCCACGCCGGAGACGCCGTACTTCCAGATCGGCGAATCCAAGTACGGCAAGCCGGTGCTCGACCGCGTGCTCACGCCCGACACGCCGCTGGACGAGGCGGCCAAGTGCGCGCTGGTGTCGATGGACTCCACCATGAAGTCCAACCTGTCCGTCGGGCCGCCGCTGGACCTGGTGGTCTACGAAGCCAACCGCTACCAGACCGACAGGCTGGTGTGCATCGACATGTCCAACCCGTAC encodes:
- a CDS encoding proteasome-type protease, which translates into the protein MTYCVGIKLNAGLVFLSDSRTNAGVDHISTFRKMIVYERANDRFMVLLTAGNLSISQSVREILQVEQLKDPEGGEPITIWNARSMFDAARVLGQAVRRVYDRDAAALKHAGVEFNISMIFGGQIKGEGMRLFSVYSAGNFIEATPETPYFQIGESKYGKPVLDRVLTPDTPLDEAAKCALVSMDSTMKSNLSVGPPLDLVVYEANRYQTDRLVCIDMSNPYYRMLHSSWGQKLREVFDSLEDPVWDDAHTDTPLKVADSQNKPLKKITRPEEKLI